A window of the Natronomonas salina genome harbors these coding sequences:
- a CDS encoding glutamate-cysteine ligase family protein gives MQLSLELEYWTVDDTGALASAKPVLDRVDTLHAESADPMLEVVTDPCADVPELRAEVAARLREVLEVAREEGRRIVPLGTPLNAGPIATNDGPRTEIQRRVLGETFDYATRCAGTHLHVDQIDGAEADQLNLLTALDPAFALVASSPFHRGHPVAACARSHVYRRTCYADHPRLGRLWPYVEDVDEWEERIDETFDRFRRQALSSGVDPEAFDEHFAPEDSIWAPVRLREKYGTVEWRAPDTALPGQILRLVEDVRDVLALVEDRRVEIGGRAGITSSSVSLPAFDWLQQQVDTAMDHGLESAPVGRYLASMGFDPASYAPISAELDDVVHLSRSRSRALRLRYADRLERDVGALAVERAPTRWGVA, from the coding sequence ATGCAACTCAGTCTCGAACTCGAATACTGGACGGTGGACGATACGGGTGCGCTGGCATCCGCAAAGCCGGTGCTCGACCGCGTCGATACGCTACACGCCGAGAGTGCCGACCCCATGCTCGAGGTCGTCACCGATCCCTGTGCCGACGTACCCGAACTCCGGGCGGAAGTGGCCGCCAGACTCCGGGAGGTCCTCGAAGTCGCTCGCGAGGAGGGACGTCGGATCGTCCCGCTCGGTACGCCGCTCAACGCCGGGCCGATCGCCACGAACGACGGCCCGCGGACGGAGATCCAGCGTCGGGTCCTCGGCGAGACGTTCGACTACGCGACCCGCTGTGCCGGGACGCACCTGCACGTCGATCAGATCGACGGCGCCGAGGCCGACCAGTTGAACCTGTTGACCGCGCTCGATCCGGCGTTCGCGCTCGTCGCGAGTTCCCCGTTTCACCGGGGGCACCCCGTGGCTGCCTGCGCGCGTAGCCACGTCTACCGGCGGACGTGTTACGCGGACCACCCCCGACTCGGCCGGCTGTGGCCCTATGTCGAGGACGTCGACGAGTGGGAGGAACGGATCGACGAGACGTTCGATCGCTTCCGTCGGCAGGCGCTGTCCAGCGGCGTCGACCCGGAGGCGTTCGACGAGCACTTCGCTCCCGAGGACTCGATCTGGGCGCCCGTCCGGTTGCGCGAGAAGTACGGCACGGTCGAGTGGCGCGCGCCAGACACCGCACTGCCGGGACAGATCCTGCGACTCGTCGAGGACGTCCGGGACGTCCTGGCACTCGTCGAGGACCGGCGCGTGGAGATCGGGGGGCGCGCCGGAATCACGTCGTCCAGCGTGTCGCTGCCGGCCTTCGACTGGCTACAGCAGCAGGTCGATACGGCCATGGATCACGGGCTCGAATCGGCCCCGGTCGGGCGGTACCTGGCGTCGATGGGGTTCGACCCTGCCAGCTACGCTCCCATCTCGGCGGAACTCGACGACGTCGTTCACCTGTCCCGGTCGCGATCGCGGGCGCTTCGCCTCCGGTACGCCGACCGGCTCGAGCGGGACGTCGGCGCCCTCGCCGTCGAGCGTGCGCCGACGCGGTGGGGCGTGGCCTGA
- a CDS encoding formate/nitrite transporter family protein yields the protein MSTAPNLGEIFDRAVDEGERRLDQSLLELVSTSFIAGFTIVFGIVGQVIVHASFAPEFGSVARVFGALAFGVGMVFLIVGRAELFNENFFDPAAVVTDRSVGDVLPSILRLWALTFLFNLLGGVILVAVLSVPGVLPHGTGEALRTTAQEVAHRSPVARFASGIAGGTLVSLLSFLLVAVDSVGSRAGMAYVVGFLLALGPFDHVIVTLLHLSFGVLAGAPIGLASLAGVALFVTAGNLVGGIGLVATTHVAQAVGANESRQ from the coding sequence ATGTCCACCGCGCCGAATCTGGGCGAGATATTCGACCGGGCGGTCGACGAGGGCGAACGACGCCTCGACCAGTCGCTCCTGGAGCTCGTCTCGACGAGCTTCATCGCCGGATTCACCATCGTCTTCGGCATCGTCGGGCAGGTCATCGTCCACGCCAGCTTCGCACCGGAGTTCGGCTCGGTCGCGCGGGTCTTCGGCGCGCTCGCGTTCGGCGTCGGGATGGTGTTCCTCATCGTCGGCCGCGCGGAACTGTTCAACGAGAACTTCTTCGACCCGGCCGCGGTGGTGACCGACCGCAGCGTCGGCGACGTTCTCCCCTCGATACTCCGGTTGTGGGCGCTGACGTTCCTCTTCAACCTCCTCGGCGGGGTCATCCTCGTGGCCGTACTCTCCGTTCCAGGGGTGCTGCCGCACGGCACCGGCGAGGCGCTCCGGACGACCGCCCAGGAGGTGGCCCACCGCAGCCCCGTGGCCAGGTTCGCCAGCGGCATCGCGGGCGGGACGCTCGTCTCGCTGCTGTCGTTCCTCCTCGTCGCCGTCGACAGTGTCGGTAGCCGGGCTGGGATGGCCTACGTCGTGGGGTTCCTGCTCGCGCTCGGCCCGTTCGACCACGTCATCGTCACGCTGCTGCACCTCTCCTTCGGCGTCCTCGCCGGCGCGCCGATCGGTCTCGCCAGCCTGGCCGGCGTCGCGCTCTTCGTCACGGCCGGGAACCTCGTCGGAGGCATCGGCCTGGTCGCGACCACCCACGTCGCACAGGCGGTCGGCGCGAACGAGTCGCGGCAGTAA
- a CDS encoding aldo/keto reductase, producing MTDLEDVDLEFVQLGETGLQTSELQFGTWRFGKETEAGNVEIDEERGHELLDAYEAAGGRFIDTADVYGNGKAERWIGDWLADRDRERYTIASKVYWQIREDDPNSRGTNRKNVRHRVERILDRLDTDYLDLLYIHRWDDQTSARELMKTLNGLVESGKVHYLGASTLRPNAWKVAKANEIARSEGWEPFSVVQPRYNLVDREIEGDYLEMARHYGLAVCPWSPLGQGFLTGKYDREDGLTGQSRAAESSRFEEAYLTEENFDLHDELDAVADEVDATPAQTALAWLVHRDGVTAPIVGARTVDQLEENLAAATIDLSDDQVDRLTEAKQGPYPGL from the coding sequence ATGACCGACCTGGAAGACGTCGACCTGGAGTTCGTCCAGTTGGGGGAGACGGGCCTGCAGACCAGCGAACTCCAGTTCGGCACCTGGCGGTTCGGCAAGGAGACCGAGGCGGGGAACGTCGAGATCGACGAGGAGCGCGGCCACGAGCTGCTGGACGCCTACGAGGCCGCGGGCGGCCGCTTCATCGACACCGCCGACGTCTACGGGAACGGCAAGGCCGAACGCTGGATCGGCGACTGGCTCGCCGACCGCGACCGCGAGCGGTACACGATCGCCTCGAAGGTCTACTGGCAGATCCGCGAGGACGACCCCAACAGCCGCGGGACGAATCGCAAGAACGTCCGCCACCGCGTCGAGCGCATCCTCGACCGGCTGGACACCGACTACCTCGACCTGCTGTACATCCACCGCTGGGACGACCAGACCTCGGCCAGAGAGCTGATGAAGACACTGAATGGGCTCGTCGAGTCAGGGAAGGTCCACTACCTCGGCGCGTCGACGCTGCGGCCGAACGCCTGGAAGGTCGCGAAGGCCAACGAGATCGCCCGCAGCGAGGGCTGGGAGCCGTTCTCGGTCGTCCAGCCGCGGTACAACCTCGTCGACCGCGAGATCGAGGGCGACTACCTCGAGATGGCCCGCCACTACGGACTCGCGGTCTGCCCGTGGAGCCCGCTCGGCCAGGGCTTCCTGACCGGGAAGTACGACCGCGAGGACGGGCTGACGGGGCAGTCCCGCGCCGCCGAGTCCAGCCGCTTCGAGGAGGCGTACCTCACCGAGGAGAACTTCGACCTCCACGACGAGCTCGACGCGGTCGCCGACGAGGTGGACGCCACGCCGGCTCAGACCGCCCTCGCGTGGCTGGTGCACCGGGACGGCGTCACCGCGCCGATCGTCGGCGCCCGCACCGTCGACCAGCTCGAGGAGAACCTGGCCGCCGCGACGATCGACCTCTCGGACGACCAGGTCGACCGGCTCACCGAGGCCAAGCAGGGCCCCTACCCCGGGCTCTGA
- a CDS encoding succinylglutamate desuccinylase/aspartoacylase domain-containing protein, producing the protein MSATTTAIMEGTDRETTVYELDSGTEGPTVMVVGGMHGNEVSGYRAAEEIAGWTIDRGTLVVVPWANVLAIDDHQRSGPEGDLNRKFPTGQEPTTDLARALWETVTEHDPDVVFDLHRSRGILGTHAEWVGQAVFPTAQAEEHARAVIEAVNDEVVPTTMPYHEFAVSGPLSGGAPLLMHKVAGELQRPGYIIETTGVLVSLGTQIDWTLEIVERLLERHGVERVES; encoded by the coding sequence ATGAGCGCGACGACCACGGCGATCATGGAGGGGACCGACCGCGAGACGACGGTCTACGAGCTCGACTCCGGCACCGAGGGGCCGACGGTGATGGTCGTCGGCGGGATGCACGGCAACGAGGTCAGCGGCTACCGCGCTGCCGAGGAGATCGCCGGCTGGACGATCGACCGGGGGACGCTGGTCGTCGTCCCGTGGGCCAACGTCCTCGCGATCGACGACCACCAGCGCAGCGGTCCCGAGGGCGACCTGAACCGCAAGTTCCCGACGGGCCAGGAGCCGACGACGGACCTCGCGCGAGCGCTCTGGGAGACGGTGACGGAGCACGACCCGGACGTCGTCTTCGACCTCCATCGCTCCCGCGGCATCCTCGGGACGCACGCCGAGTGGGTCGGCCAGGCGGTGTTCCCCACCGCACAGGCCGAGGAGCACGCTCGGGCGGTCATCGAGGCGGTCAACGACGAGGTCGTGCCGACGACGATGCCGTACCACGAGTTCGCCGTCTCCGGCCCGCTGTCGGGCGGCGCCCCCCTGCTGATGCACAAGGTCGCCGGCGAGCTCCAGCGGCCGGGGTACATCATCGAGACCACCGGCGTCCTGGTCTCCCTCGGGACGCAGATCGACTGGACGCTGGAGATCGTAGAGCGACTGCTCGAGCGCCACGGCGTCGAGCGGGTGGAGTCATGA